In a single window of the Pseudomonas sp. B21-015 genome:
- a CDS encoding TetR/AcrR family transcriptional regulator, whose translation MRVTKAQAQANREHIVETASELFRERGFDGVGVSDLMAAAGFTHGGFYKHFGSKADLMAEASASSLSKSLEVAESLDVPGFIDVYVTREHRDGRGSGCTMAALCSDAARQSDDLKATFAEGVEHTLQTLGDKYPTSPDAVPGEGRKKMIDLLSRAVGAIILSRACPDDSALADEILEVCRAEMFASLPVNEEDAV comes from the coding sequence GTGAGAGTGACCAAAGCCCAGGCGCAGGCCAATCGGGAGCACATCGTTGAGACGGCCTCTGAGCTGTTCCGTGAGCGCGGCTTCGACGGCGTCGGTGTGTCGGATCTCATGGCGGCTGCCGGTTTCACCCACGGAGGTTTCTACAAGCATTTCGGTTCGAAGGCCGACCTGATGGCCGAAGCCTCGGCCAGCAGCCTTTCCAAATCGCTGGAAGTTGCTGAGTCGCTCGATGTACCGGGCTTTATCGATGTCTATGTGACGAGGGAGCATCGGGACGGACGTGGCAGCGGTTGCACCATGGCCGCGTTGTGTAGCGACGCGGCGCGTCAATCGGATGATTTGAAAGCGACGTTTGCCGAAGGGGTCGAGCACACCCTGCAAACCCTGGGGGACAAATATCCGACTAGCCCGGATGCTGTCCCGGGTGAAGGGAGAAAGAAAATGATCGACCTGCTGTCTCGTGCTGTCGGTGCGATTATTTTGTCGCGTGCCTGCCCGGATGATTCCGCGCTGGCGGATGAGATCCTTGAGGTGTGCCGCGCTGAAATGTTTGCTTCGTTGCCGGTCAATGAAGAGGACGCGGTGTAG
- a CDS encoding RiPP maturation radical SAM C-methyltransferase, which yields MDIALINMPFCYLESPSLALSQLKSVLQEDPDIANRTSIEVHYFQHDFAIWTGLDTYQKIADSETLLLGEWLFSSVFFPDGDVVAHEYVDRYYPTKKQQLLDIRSRIDGFLDDLIRKYNLDSYDVIGLTSLYQQTVPSLALAEKLRQYPGKRVVIMGGGNCEGKMGKALIRNFNCLDFVCSGSGLISFPLFIRHLLNQQMERCHVIPGFFSRFNKCDIDWDTNAIASETPTNAVIKQNYIFGDGFPTIALHGPERSIDHVVTINYHDFLDSFERIIQPLQPNFSPRLVLETSRGCWWGEKSHCTFCGSCGWDISYKSMSVEKAVVYINSVVATHEERASFFECCDQLLPKSYPQQVMPHLKLGTKNTLFYEVRTTMAENDLQALGLAGVKAIQPGVEALSSSLLKLMDKGTSSSHNIAHLKQCAHYGLTPMWTFLIGLPGETADYYEQYRRWIPHLTHLPPPMGISPVGFHRNSPYTWYPEKFDLALRPAQVYRYIYNVPESELNDLAYYFEDTHDQATYKLNLEKYADELSFRVAIWRNAWFQGNRLPQLHFMTDAEGAYVYDSRTSLVRLHRLDEFERDLLERFSAPQKLKTVAKSLSSSERFEAVVGKMLKLGLLFVDDDRGISLVLKKETSEPEMIATLKRQEAKLH from the coding sequence ATGGATATTGCTTTGATAAACATGCCGTTTTGTTATTTGGAAAGCCCTTCACTGGCACTTTCCCAATTGAAATCGGTCCTTCAGGAAGACCCAGATATAGCCAATCGCACAAGTATCGAAGTTCACTATTTTCAACATGATTTTGCGATATGGACAGGGCTTGACACCTATCAGAAAATAGCCGATTCGGAAACATTGCTACTGGGAGAATGGTTGTTTAGCAGTGTATTTTTTCCGGACGGTGATGTAGTAGCCCATGAATATGTTGACCGATACTACCCGACAAAGAAACAGCAACTCCTTGACATCAGATCGCGAATTGATGGCTTTCTGGATGACCTTATCAGGAAGTATAATCTCGACAGCTATGATGTCATCGGCTTGACTTCCTTATACCAGCAAACAGTGCCTTCGTTGGCATTGGCGGAAAAGTTGCGTCAGTATCCAGGAAAGCGAGTTGTCATCATGGGAGGAGGCAACTGCGAAGGAAAGATGGGGAAGGCTTTGATTCGGAATTTCAATTGCCTGGATTTCGTTTGCTCTGGCTCGGGACTGATTAGTTTTCCATTATTTATAAGACATCTACTAAATCAGCAGATGGAGCGCTGCCATGTAATCCCAGGCTTTTTCTCTCGGTTCAACAAATGCGACATTGATTGGGATACCAATGCCATCGCTTCAGAAACACCTACGAACGCTGTAATTAAACAGAACTATATCTTTGGAGATGGCTTTCCGACGATTGCTTTGCATGGGCCAGAAAGGAGTATAGACCATGTAGTAACGATAAATTATCATGATTTTCTGGACAGTTTCGAACGCATTATTCAGCCGTTGCAACCCAATTTTAGCCCACGTTTAGTTTTAGAAACTTCCCGCGGCTGCTGGTGGGGAGAGAAGTCTCACTGTACGTTCTGTGGTTCGTGCGGCTGGGATATCAGCTACAAGTCAATGTCCGTTGAAAAGGCGGTAGTATATATTAATTCAGTGGTCGCAACTCATGAGGAGCGAGCCAGTTTCTTTGAGTGTTGTGATCAGTTGCTGCCAAAGAGCTACCCACAGCAGGTAATGCCCCACTTGAAACTTGGAACAAAGAACACGCTGTTCTATGAGGTGCGAACTACCATGGCCGAGAATGATCTCCAGGCCTTGGGTTTAGCTGGGGTGAAGGCGATCCAGCCTGGCGTTGAGGCCTTATCTTCAAGCCTGTTAAAGTTAATGGACAAGGGCACCAGCTCAAGCCACAACATCGCTCACCTCAAACAATGTGCTCATTATGGTCTGACGCCGATGTGGACATTTCTGATTGGGCTTCCCGGTGAAACAGCCGACTATTACGAACAGTATCGTCGGTGGATCCCGCATCTCACTCATCTACCTCCTCCGATGGGAATAAGCCCTGTAGGTTTTCATCGAAACAGCCCGTACACCTGGTATCCGGAAAAATTCGATTTAGCCCTTCGCCCCGCGCAGGTCTATCGTTATATATATAATGTTCCGGAAAGCGAACTTAACGACTTGGCATATTATTTTGAGGATACTCATGACCAAGCAACTTACAAACTAAACTTGGAAAAGTACGCCGACGAATTATCTTTTCGGGTTGCCATATGGCGTAATGCCTGGTTTCAGGGGAACAGACTGCCGCAGCTTCATTTCATGACGGACGCAGAAGGTGCCTATGTGTATGACTCACGGACGAGCCTTGTAAGATTGCACCGACTTGATGAGTTCGAGCGAGACCTGCTAGAGCGATTCTCTGCGCCGCAGAAGCTGAAAACGGTTGCAAAGTCCTTGAGTTCGTCTGAGCGATTCGAGGCTGTAGTAGGTAAAATGCTTAAGCTTGGCTTATTGTTCGTCGATGACGATAGAGGCATCAGCCTGGTGCTAAAGAAGGAAACCAGTGAGCCTGAGATGATAGCCACGCTCAAACGGCAAGAAGCCAAGTTGCACTGA
- a CDS encoding SDR family oxidoreductase, giving the protein MSTRPTVLITGASTGIGAVYAERFAQRGHDLVMVARDQARLDALAARLRSEHGVTVDVIPADLTQLSDLTTVESRLRDDARIGILVNNAGAALSGNFIDQSTDSVAQLVALNTTALVRLASAIAPRLAKAGEGAIINIGSVVGLAPEFGMSVYGATKAFVLFLSQGLSLELSPLGVYVQAVLPAATRTEIWDRSGVDINTLNEIMEVGDLVDAALVGFDRREPVTIPPLHEAERWDSLQTARQGLLQQIRQSAVAQRYQTQQ; this is encoded by the coding sequence ATGAGCACTCGCCCTACTGTTCTCATCACTGGCGCCTCCACTGGCATCGGCGCCGTCTACGCCGAACGCTTCGCCCAACGCGGTCACGATCTGGTCATGGTCGCCCGCGACCAGGCACGCTTGGACGCTCTAGCAGCCCGATTGCGCAGCGAACACGGCGTCACCGTCGATGTGATTCCGGCGGATCTGACCCAACTCAGCGATCTGACAACCGTTGAGTCCCGCCTGCGCGACGACGCCCGTATCGGCATCCTCGTCAATAACGCCGGCGCCGCTCTGTCGGGCAACTTCATCGACCAAAGCACCGACAGCGTTGCGCAACTGGTCGCCCTCAACACCACGGCGCTGGTGCGGCTCGCCAGCGCCATCGCCCCACGCCTGGCCAAAGCAGGCGAAGGCGCGATCATCAACATCGGTTCGGTGGTGGGTCTGGCGCCGGAGTTCGGCATGTCGGTCTACGGTGCGACCAAGGCGTTTGTGCTGTTCCTTTCCCAAGGCCTGAGCCTGGAACTTTCACCCCTGGGCGTTTACGTGCAGGCCGTGCTGCCGGCCGCCACCCGCACGGAAATATGGGATCGCTCCGGCGTCGACATCAACACCTTGAACGAAATCATGGAAGTGGGCGATCTGGTGGATGCCGCACTGGTCGGTTTCGATCGGCGTGAGCCGGTGACTATCCCGCCGCTGCACGAAGCTGAACGCTGGGATAGCCTGCAGACCGCACGTCAGGGCCTGCTGCAGCAAATCCGCCAGTCTGCGGTTGCCCAGCGCTACCAGACCCAACAGTGA
- a CDS encoding pentapeptide repeat-containing protein, which yields MNSNLPDPAILKQSVVFDLSWAVDFATELHSANKTGQFRFELGDMSMADLDLSNTRVTYSNIRDSNLSGVSLKGARWDGCFFDSANLSRADLTDGIFTSSSFVDSGLTNTVLTGADLSGINASSALLEHCAADNSNLTKATLINAKIVGGSFRGAVFAGAVARGSIFESVDLTGVDFSDGIFSDSVFNASDLSNAKCAGANFEKAKLSDVVLTGADLSNAFLVKADLSGVNLSGANLSNANLQGTNLAGANLNGAQLIGTNLQGADLRGASLEKTAVAGANFANAKLDDSFTRESGLDTSAQVQLGSSKASTLRLI from the coding sequence ATGAATAGCAACCTCCCGGACCCGGCAATTTTGAAGCAGTCGGTAGTTTTTGATCTGTCATGGGCCGTCGATTTCGCAACAGAATTGCATTCGGCGAATAAAACAGGCCAATTTCGATTTGAACTTGGCGACATGTCGATGGCAGACCTTGATCTTTCCAATACCCGAGTCACATATTCCAATATTCGAGACAGCAATTTGTCTGGCGTTTCGTTGAAAGGGGCACGCTGGGACGGCTGCTTTTTTGACTCTGCAAATCTTTCACGGGCCGATTTAACCGACGGGATATTCACCTCGTCCAGTTTCGTCGACTCGGGTTTGACCAACACGGTGCTTACCGGCGCAGATCTGAGCGGTATCAATGCCTCTAGTGCATTGCTGGAACATTGCGCCGCCGATAATTCAAATCTGACCAAGGCCACCCTCATCAATGCAAAGATTGTGGGTGGCTCTTTCAGAGGCGCAGTTTTCGCGGGTGCTGTCGCGCGTGGGTCAATATTCGAGTCGGTGGATCTGACAGGTGTCGATTTTTCAGATGGCATTTTTTCTGACTCGGTTTTCAATGCCTCTGATTTGTCCAACGCCAAGTGTGCCGGCGCGAATTTCGAAAAGGCCAAGCTCAGTGACGTTGTCTTGACCGGTGCCGATCTGAGCAATGCTTTTCTTGTAAAAGCCGACTTGTCCGGAGTGAACCTTTCGGGTGCCAACCTGAGCAACGCCAACCTGCAAGGGACTAACCTGGCAGGCGCAAATCTCAACGGTGCACAGCTCATTGGCACCAACCTGCAAGGTGCGGATTTACGCGGAGCCAGCCTTGAAAAGACCGCGGTGGCAGGGGCCAATTTCGCCAACGCCAAACTCGACGACTCATTCACGCGCGAGTCCGGGCTTGATACCTCCGCCCAGGTACAGTTGGGTAGTTCCAAGGCCTCTACGCTAAGACTCATTTAG
- a CDS encoding ABC transporter ATP-binding protein, with translation MSSYPPLARTPLVYLRQMLSESVLFRIGLMVIFTALGTLLESSTPIAFERVINGLTNIGEVERMSAIRWFIGLIGLSAGAMVLFRLYQWIDVSTSADLRAHIQKRQIAHLLSRSPASLQHRHGGALVESIKRSSYNCVALVQLLTFDAVNMIIVILNISVILYIADSNYALMIIGWLVIYLSGTTFFAFRCLRLGRQQFLASGRSAGQISDVLRNFETVFSYGASQRENMFLAEGLDEEKRRTCQLRRYVLLMRVFSSVAVFSLFAVMTTLALQDVLSGERNVGAFALVFTATNILVMTVFDLSKNLIGFYENLGSLDGALEFILQDDLSVASLPTVQSPVCKTAKQTGKIEFKKVCFGYPGEGPLFKDLDLTLEAGQKIGLVGPSGAGKTTLIRLILGQLTPCSGQILFDGIELQAFDRDSLSEKFAVVSQHVGIFNRTVRDNIAYGAPDADDDAVLSAARMASAESFINRRTSGFDTFAGENGSEFSGGERQRLSLARALLKPGCPTLILDEATSALDTAAEQEIQTAIAKAMSDRMVIAIAHRISTIKNMDVIVYLEGGRILEQGTHLQLIAKRGQYGKIWDKQGRYSMRIEA, from the coding sequence ATGAGTTCATACCCGCCACTGGCTCGAACACCACTCGTCTATTTACGCCAGATGCTGAGTGAAAGCGTGCTATTTCGTATAGGTTTGATGGTCATATTTACGGCCTTGGGCACTCTTTTGGAAAGCTCGACGCCAATAGCGTTCGAACGCGTCATCAACGGTCTGACAAACATTGGTGAAGTCGAGCGCATGTCAGCCATACGCTGGTTTATCGGACTCATCGGGTTAAGCGCAGGCGCAATGGTGCTCTTCAGACTTTACCAATGGATCGATGTCAGCACGAGTGCCGATTTACGAGCCCATATCCAGAAACGTCAGATTGCCCACCTGTTGAGTCGCTCACCTGCATCACTTCAGCACCGACACGGCGGGGCACTGGTTGAGTCAATAAAACGCTCAAGTTACAATTGCGTTGCATTGGTGCAACTGCTCACGTTCGACGCCGTCAACATGATTATTGTCATTTTAAATATCAGTGTAATCCTCTATATCGCCGACAGTAACTACGCACTCATGATTATCGGCTGGCTTGTTATCTACTTATCTGGAACAACGTTCTTCGCATTTCGTTGCCTAAGACTGGGCCGCCAACAGTTTCTTGCTTCAGGACGGTCCGCCGGCCAAATAAGTGACGTGTTACGTAATTTCGAAACCGTTTTCTCTTATGGAGCATCCCAACGCGAAAATATGTTTCTAGCTGAAGGGCTGGATGAAGAAAAACGGCGGACTTGCCAGCTGCGCCGATACGTATTACTCATGCGCGTTTTTTCCAGCGTGGCCGTTTTCAGCCTGTTCGCAGTCATGACTACTCTGGCATTACAGGACGTTCTGTCTGGCGAGCGCAATGTGGGAGCGTTTGCACTGGTATTTACCGCCACTAATATTTTGGTGATGACGGTCTTCGATCTCTCAAAAAACCTGATTGGCTTCTATGAAAATCTGGGCTCGTTGGATGGAGCGTTGGAATTCATTCTTCAGGACGACCTGAGCGTCGCGTCTTTGCCAACCGTTCAGAGTCCAGTGTGCAAAACAGCCAAGCAGACTGGCAAAATCGAGTTCAAGAAAGTCTGCTTCGGCTATCCGGGTGAAGGACCGTTATTCAAAGACCTGGATCTCACCCTCGAAGCTGGACAGAAAATTGGCCTGGTGGGTCCGTCTGGTGCGGGTAAAACAACACTCATTCGATTGATTCTTGGTCAACTGACCCCTTGCAGCGGTCAAATATTATTTGACGGGATTGAGCTGCAAGCATTTGACCGTGACTCTTTGAGCGAAAAGTTCGCAGTGGTCAGTCAGCATGTTGGAATATTTAACCGTACTGTGCGGGACAATATTGCCTACGGTGCTCCTGATGCTGACGACGATGCAGTATTGTCGGCGGCGCGGATGGCCTCAGCTGAGAGTTTCATCAATCGTCGGACCTCAGGTTTCGACACCTTTGCCGGCGAGAACGGTAGTGAATTCTCCGGCGGGGAACGCCAACGCTTGAGCTTGGCCCGTGCGCTGCTGAAACCCGGTTGCCCGACGCTTATCCTCGACGAAGCTACAAGCGCTCTGGACACCGCCGCCGAGCAAGAAATTCAAACTGCGATCGCTAAAGCCATGAGTGATCGAATGGTCATTGCGATCGCGCATCGTATCTCGACCATAAAAAATATGGATGTGATCGTTTATTTGGAGGGAGGACGCATCCTTGAACAAGGAACGCACCTGCAACTGATTGCCAAACGAGGTCAGTACGGAAAGATTTGGGACAAACAAGGTCGATATTCCATGCGTATCGAGGCTTGA
- a CDS encoding pirin family protein, with product MNATAEVLQRSIIHRTKGKNLGSLTRLMSPADLGEILKPFVFLAIFSLGENRGKADSGMHPHSGIATVTFMIDGDIAYEDTTGAAGILPAGGLELMRAGNGVWHDAVPTSDTSIMGFQLWVALPASEENGPAKSVYLAPSKIPQAGPARVLLGHYGDAQSVIEAPAGVNYLAVRLKDGECWRYTPPTGHTVAWLAVESGCLDTGGFVNKGELVVFEESEQHIELVARGDSSFVLGSAVKHPHDLVTGYYSVHTSKEAMAKSKTEIQSIAARLRQEGRLS from the coding sequence ATGAATGCGACCGCCGAAGTTTTGCAACGCTCCATTATTCATCGTACCAAAGGCAAAAACCTTGGCTCTTTAACAAGACTTATGAGCCCGGCTGACTTGGGCGAGATTTTGAAGCCTTTTGTCTTTCTGGCTATTTTCAGTTTAGGTGAAAACCGCGGGAAGGCCGACTCTGGTATGCATCCACACTCTGGGATTGCAACGGTCACTTTCATGATTGATGGCGATATCGCCTACGAAGATACTACTGGCGCTGCCGGTATCTTGCCCGCAGGGGGCCTCGAGTTGATGCGTGCCGGTAACGGCGTTTGGCACGACGCTGTTCCAACCAGCGACACATCAATCATGGGATTTCAGCTTTGGGTGGCATTACCCGCTTCAGAAGAGAATGGTCCGGCGAAAAGTGTCTACCTAGCACCCTCGAAAATCCCGCAAGCGGGCCCAGCGCGCGTGCTCTTGGGACATTATGGAGATGCGCAGAGCGTTATTGAAGCTCCGGCGGGCGTGAACTACCTGGCTGTACGTCTCAAAGATGGAGAGTGTTGGCGCTACACGCCACCGACTGGCCACACCGTGGCTTGGTTGGCGGTAGAATCAGGCTGCTTGGACACTGGAGGTTTCGTCAATAAAGGCGAGCTTGTAGTATTCGAAGAGTCCGAGCAACATATTGAATTAGTGGCGCGAGGCGACAGTTCTTTTGTGTTGGGCTCTGCGGTGAAGCACCCACATGATTTAGTAACCGGTTATTACTCAGTTCATACGAGCAAAGAGGCAATGGCAAAAAGCAAAACCGAAATACAGAGCATTGCCGCACGTCTACGACAGGAAGGTCGACTGAGCTAG
- a CDS encoding alpha/beta fold hydrolase gives MTPTKTNNPAGSQTSFINATNQSITVKGIPFAYRDIGPKTGVPLVLFNHWGAVLDNFDPAIIDGLAQTRRVIATDYRGIGGSGGTAPLTVGEMADDAIQLIRALGFETVDVLGFSLGGFVAQDIALKAPELVRRLILTGTGPAGGTGIDKVGSVTWPLMIKGLLTLRDPKFYLFFTSTPNGRRTASQYLQRLKERKKNRDKGPTPSAFLRQLKAIIAWGKQAPQNLGRLRIPTLIVNGDNDIMVPCVNSIALANRIPNAQFVIYEDAGHGGIFQHYVDFVTKALAFLDA, from the coding sequence ATGACCCCCACGAAAACAAATAACCCCGCGGGCTCGCAGACGTCGTTCATCAACGCGACGAACCAGTCGATCACGGTCAAAGGCATTCCCTTCGCCTATCGCGACATCGGCCCCAAGACCGGCGTTCCCCTCGTACTGTTCAACCATTGGGGCGCGGTGCTGGACAACTTCGACCCCGCGATCATCGATGGCCTGGCGCAAACGCGACGCGTCATTGCCACCGACTATCGCGGGATCGGCGGCTCTGGTGGAACCGCGCCACTGACGGTCGGCGAAATGGCAGACGATGCCATTCAACTGATACGCGCGCTGGGTTTCGAGACAGTCGATGTGCTCGGTTTTTCACTCGGCGGCTTCGTCGCTCAGGACATCGCCCTGAAGGCGCCCGAATTGGTGCGCCGCTTGATTCTCACCGGCACCGGGCCGGCCGGCGGCACCGGTATCGACAAGGTCGGTTCGGTGACGTGGCCATTGATGATCAAAGGCTTGCTGACCTTGCGAGATCCCAAGTTCTACCTGTTCTTTACTTCGACGCCCAATGGCCGTCGAACCGCATCGCAGTATTTGCAACGCTTGAAAGAGCGCAAAAAAAATCGCGACAAAGGCCCGACGCCCAGTGCTTTCCTGCGGCAGTTGAAAGCCATCATCGCGTGGGGCAAACAGGCACCCCAAAACCTCGGGCGCTTGCGGATACCGACGCTGATCGTCAACGGCGACAACGACATCATGGTGCCCTGTGTTAACTCGATTGCGCTGGCCAACCGCATCCCCAACGCACAGTTTGTGATTTATGAGGATGCCGGGCACGGCGGCATTTTCCAGCACTACGTTGACTTTGTGACCAAGGCACTGGCGTTCCTTGATGCCTGA
- a CDS encoding coproporphyrinogen-III oxidase family protein: MRYLSDVFDKIRAQTPLPLAPRNLQIYIHVPFCTSKCHFCDYVIGNNTRQLTSADTKGEAYVDALCRQIKNAGQNCTGLNYVPTSIYWGGGTPTRLNPYHLERIMETLQSSFDLSKVRQHSLEASPETLSVAHLRALDALPVDRVSLGIQSFDKEHLRRAGRAHSAEQAVTAVDLARSAGVPNVNIDLIAGFPDEEIAQVEYSIARAVALDVQHISVYPYRPSPGTKMANLIDTGRRGRLSFEHTKLAYQTAKYQLEAQGFEQYCLAYFAREKISESIVGMHTYGLEGDILGLGSGAHSMLGGYRVLNDNAFYDEYIKNPLTLGKCVKFGVESDQIESLMTRVGAALQTKDGLNFDKFEKLTGLDFKQLCRDNLAVRAFMKHLKKCGGTFYGTEDGIALKSANIHEVYIQHLYTHILDGTLDRGLRV; the protein is encoded by the coding sequence ATGCGGTACTTATCTGACGTATTTGACAAGATACGCGCACAGACGCCATTACCACTAGCACCTCGAAATCTGCAAATTTATATCCACGTGCCATTTTGCACATCAAAATGCCATTTTTGTGACTACGTGATTGGCAATAACACCCGCCAATTAACCTCTGCTGACACTAAAGGCGAAGCGTATGTGGATGCGTTATGCCGGCAGATAAAAAATGCAGGGCAAAACTGTACTGGCCTTAATTATGTTCCCACTTCAATTTATTGGGGTGGCGGTACCCCTACCCGACTCAATCCGTATCATCTTGAACGGATAATGGAAACGCTTCAGTCCAGTTTTGACCTGTCAAAAGTACGACAACACTCGCTGGAAGCAAGCCCCGAAACGCTCTCTGTTGCACACCTTCGTGCGCTGGATGCACTTCCGGTGGACCGAGTCAGCTTGGGCATACAATCTTTTGACAAAGAACACCTGCGTCGGGCAGGGCGTGCGCACTCTGCCGAACAAGCAGTGACTGCGGTGGATCTGGCAAGATCGGCGGGCGTGCCAAATGTTAACATAGACTTAATAGCCGGCTTTCCAGATGAAGAAATTGCACAAGTCGAATATTCGATCGCGCGAGCAGTCGCTTTGGACGTTCAACATATCTCGGTATACCCTTATAGACCTTCGCCAGGAACAAAGATGGCGAACCTTATCGATACGGGACGTCGCGGCAGATTAAGCTTCGAGCATACAAAGCTCGCCTACCAAACAGCAAAATACCAACTTGAAGCACAAGGCTTCGAGCAATATTGTCTCGCATACTTTGCACGAGAAAAAATATCTGAGTCAATAGTGGGAATGCACACTTATGGATTGGAAGGAGATATCCTTGGACTCGGAAGCGGAGCGCATTCAATGCTTGGCGGGTATAGAGTTCTAAACGACAACGCTTTTTACGATGAGTACATTAAAAACCCTTTGACATTGGGGAAGTGCGTGAAGTTTGGTGTGGAATCTGACCAGATTGAATCGCTAATGACTAGAGTGGGTGCAGCACTTCAAACCAAAGACGGCTTGAACTTTGACAAATTTGAGAAACTTACCGGACTGGATTTCAAGCAGCTTTGTCGAGACAATTTGGCAGTTCGTGCATTCATGAAACACCTGAAAAAGTGCGGGGGAACGTTTTACGGAACCGAAGATGGTATTGCTTTAAAATCGGCCAACATACACGAGGTTTACATTCAACACTTATATACTCATATTTTGGATGGCACGCTTGATAGAGGGTTAAGGGTGTGA
- a CDS encoding NADP-dependent oxidoreductase — protein MKAFLIDRYGKNTGRIGEVPAPAVGAHDVLIEVHASSVNLLDSKIRKGEFKLILPYSFPLVLGNDLAGVVVEVGSQVKRFKPGDEVYARPPEARIGTFAQLIAMNEDAIALKPANTNMAHAASIPLVALTAWQVLVETAQLKKGQKVLIHAGSGGVGTLAIQLAKHLGAFVATTTSTTNVEWVKALGADLVIDYTQQNFERVLHDYDVVLNSLGADVLEKSLKVLKPGGQLISISGPPTAQFAQQQGLSWPLKQVMRLLSLGIRRKARKQDVSYAFVFMRANGAQLQQITPLIEGGIIKPVVDRSFTFESTAEALKYVEQGRAKGKVVVTIK, from the coding sequence ATGAAGGCATTTTTAATTGATCGCTATGGCAAGAACACCGGGCGCATTGGCGAAGTCCCCGCCCCCGCGGTGGGTGCCCACGACGTCTTGATTGAGGTGCACGCCAGCAGCGTCAACCTGCTGGACTCGAAGATCCGCAAAGGCGAATTCAAACTGATCCTGCCCTATTCATTTCCGCTGGTACTGGGCAATGACCTGGCGGGCGTCGTGGTTGAGGTTGGCTCGCAAGTGAAACGGTTCAAACCGGGAGATGAAGTCTACGCTCGCCCGCCCGAAGCGCGGATCGGGACGTTCGCTCAATTGATCGCCATGAACGAAGACGCGATCGCCCTGAAACCTGCCAATACCAACATGGCACACGCCGCGTCCATCCCCTTGGTCGCACTGACCGCCTGGCAAGTGCTGGTCGAAACCGCCCAACTGAAAAAGGGCCAGAAAGTGCTGATCCACGCCGGTTCCGGCGGTGTCGGCACCCTCGCCATCCAACTTGCCAAACACCTCGGCGCCTTTGTCGCGACCACCACCAGCACCACGAATGTCGAATGGGTGAAGGCGCTGGGGGCCGATCTGGTGATCGACTACACACAGCAGAACTTCGAACGTGTCTTGCACGACTACGACGTGGTGTTGAACAGCCTCGGCGCGGACGTGCTGGAGAAGTCACTCAAGGTCCTCAAGCCCGGTGGCCAACTCATTTCCATCTCAGGGCCACCCACTGCGCAGTTCGCGCAGCAGCAAGGGTTGTCCTGGCCATTGAAGCAAGTCATGCGCCTGCTGAGCCTCGGTATTCGGCGCAAGGCACGCAAGCAGGACGTCAGCTACGCGTTCGTGTTCATGCGGGCCAATGGCGCCCAACTGCAACAAATCACCCCGCTCATTGAGGGCGGAATCATCAAACCTGTGGTTGACCGCTCCTTCACCTTTGAATCAACGGCAGAGGCATTGAAGTACGTCGAGCAGGGACGAGCCAAGGGCAAGGTCGTTGTGACGATCAAATGA